The Candidatus Binataceae bacterium genome contains a region encoding:
- a CDS encoding methylamine dehydrogenase light chain codes for MDDLVEQLARKLAARTSRRRLLGMIGTALLGGMALPLLPVARIARSAAAADPANEPGDQLSCDYWRYCGFDGNLCGCCGGSITECPAGSIMSPTGWVGTCRHPVDGKDYIIAYRDCCGKEYCGRCACHGDKGDLPIYRTQLDNEVLWCFGVKSGWAVNCTTAVNLGVKS; via the coding sequence ATGGACGACCTGGTCGAACAGCTGGCGCGTAAGCTCGCGGCGCGCACCTCCCGCCGGCGGCTCCTGGGGATGATCGGAACCGCGCTGCTCGGAGGGATGGCGCTGCCGCTGCTGCCGGTCGCGCGCATCGCGCGCTCGGCCGCGGCTGCGGATCCTGCCAACGAGCCGGGCGACCAGTTAAGTTGCGATTACTGGCGATATTGCGGCTTCGACGGAAATCTCTGCGGATGCTGCGGCGGATCGATCACCGAGTGCCCTGCGGGATCGATCATGTCGCCCACCGGATGGGTCGGCACGTGCAGGCATCCGGTCGACGGCAAGGACTATATAATCGCCTATCGCGACTGCTGCGGAAAAGAGTATTGCGGCCGCTGTGCCTGCCACGGCGACAAGGGCGATCTGCCTATTTATCGCACCCAGCTCGACAACGAAGTGCTCTGGTGCTTCGGGGTGAAGAGCGGATGGGCGGTCAATTGCACGACCGCGGTCAACCTCGGCGTCAAATCGTAA